One stretch of Callospermophilus lateralis isolate mCalLat2 chromosome 11, mCalLat2.hap1, whole genome shotgun sequence DNA includes these proteins:
- the Eme1 gene encoding structure-specific endonuclease subunit EME1 isoform X3, translating to MKSLESSESDSEELPTFSFLKKEPSSTQRRQPQRAEKIVVIDSSDSEASCPLSPGLKDPPPVSDTDETLTQTKPFGVLSSGSESEEEFVPLAERLKCKFLTYKQLNSEDTSSPVKSVLNHQNNEEASSDWKKQPFSKIPDVPLHVTLERSVLGNQDPVLDNPCIQLPAYQFTHLVQNNSLEVTKTNSDVPPPQKRTKHRKNVPRRDLQRCQLQEKAGRKESTPRQQERKKAMLVNRLKAQRPEECLKHIVVVLDPVLLQMEGGGQLLGALQSMECCCAIEAQAVPCSITWRRRAGLAEDGEDWVEEQTVLVLLLAEAFMSMICNFKQGSPGSARKEKDTLQGFVTDVTARTAGKAVSLVIVDQEKCFSLELLSFTLLPCSRAQNPPRRRKQGASSKQAKEKQQRREPSAGPVVSRVEVEEALVDLQLHTEAQVRIVQSWKELADFACTFTKAVAEAPFKILRDENSFSFCLESDWAGGVKVDRTGRGLALVWRRQIQQLNRVSLEMASAIVDAYPSPRLLVQAYRQCFSEQERQNLLADIQVRRGEGVTSTSRRIGPEVSRRVYLQMTTLQPDLTLDSAD from the exons ATGAAGTCATTAGAATCCAGTGAGAGTGATTCCGAGGAGTTGCCAACTTTTTCCTTTCTGAAGAAGGAACCATCCTCAACACAGAGGAGGCAGCCTCAAAGGGCAGAGAAGATTGTAGTGATTGACTCCTCAGATTCTGAGGCCTCCTGTCCTTTGTCACCAGGATTGAAAGATCCACCACCTGTCTCAGACACTGATGAAACTCTCACACAAACAAAACCATTTGGAGTACTAAGTAGTGGAAGTGAGAGCGAAGAGGAATTTGTTCCCCTAGCTGAGAGGCTTAAGTGTAAGTTTTTGACCTACAAGCAGTTGAACTCTGAGGACACTAGCTCCCCAGTTAAAAGTGTTTTGAATCATCAAAATAATGAAGAAGCATCAAGTGACTGGAAAAAACAGCCCTTTTCAAAGATCCCTGACGTTCCCCTCCATGTTACCTTAGAGAGGAGTGTACTAGGTAACCAGGACCCTGTCTTAGACAATCCATGCATTCAGCTTCCAGCCTACCAGTTTACCCACCTTGTTCAGAACAATAGCCTGGAAGTAACCAAAACAAATTCTGATGTCCCCCCGCCCCAGAAGAGAACCAAGCACAGGAAGAATGTTCCGAGAAGAGACTTGCAGAGATGCCAGCTGCAGGAAAAAGCAGGCCGGAAGGAAAGCACCCCAAGAcaacaggaaagaaagaaggcaATGCTGGTCAACAGGCTGAAAGCCCAGAGGCCAGAGGAATGCTTAAAGCACATCGTTGTGGTGCTGGATCCAG TGCTTTTACAGATGGAAGGTGGGGGCCAGCTCCTGGGAGCTCTGCAGTCCATGGAGTGCTGCTGTGCAATTGAAGCACAGGCTGTGCCTTGCAGTATCACTTGGAGGAGACGGGCAGGACTGGCTGAG GATGGAGAGGACTGGGTGGAGGAGCAAACAGTCCTTGTGTTACTCCTGGCAGAAGCTTTTATGTCTATGATCTGCAACTTTAAGCAG GGAAGTCCAGGCAGTGCCAGAAAAGAGAAGGACACACTTCAAGGCTTTGTAACTGACGTCACAGCAAGGACAGCAGGGAAAGCTGTATCGTTGGTGATTGTGGATCAGGAGAAATGCTTCAG TCTGGAGCTGCTGTCCTTTACTTTGCTCCCCTGCTCCAGGGCTCAGAACCCTCCAAGGAGAAGGAAACAAGGAGCGTCAAGTAAACAGGCCAAGGAGAAGCAGCAGAGACGAGAGCCCAGCGCAGGGCCTGTGGTGTCCAGGGTAGAAGTGGAAGAG GCTTTGGTGGATCTGCAGCTACATACCGAAGCCCAGGTTCGGATTGTGCAGAGCTGGAAAGAACTGGCTGACTTCGCCTGCACATTCACAAAGGCCGTGGCTGAGGCACCCTTCAA GATACTCCGAGATGAAAACAGCTTCTCCTTCTGCCTGGAGAGCGACTGGGCTGGAGGGGTGAAGGTAGACCGCACTGGCAGGGGACTGGCACTAGTCTGGAGAAGACAGATTCAGCAGCTGAACCGAGTCAGCCTGGAAATGGCCAGTGCTATTGTGGATGCCTATCCCTCCCCAAGGCTCCTGGTACAG GCTTATCGGCAGTGTTTTTCGGAGCAAGAACGCCAGAATTTGCTGGCAGACATACAGGTGCGCCGCGGGGAAGGAGTGACATCCACCTCCCGCCGTATTGGGCCAGAGGTGTCTAGGCGTGTCTACCTTCAGATGACCACTTTGCAGCCAGATCTCACTTTAGATAGTGCTGACTGA
- the Lrrc59 gene encoding leucine-rich repeat-containing protein 59, producing the protein MTKAGSKGGNLRDKLDGNELDLSLSDLNEVPVKELAALPKATILDLSCNKLSSLPSDFCGLTHLVKLDLSKNKLQQLPADFGRLVNLQHLDLLNNRLVTLPVSFAQLKNLKWLDLKDNPLDPVLAKVAGDCLDEKQCKQCANKVLQHMKAVQADQERERQRRLEVEREAEKKREAKQRAKEAQERELRKREKAEEKERRRKEYDALKASKREQEKKPKKEANQAPKSKSGSRPRKPPPRKHTRSWAVLKLLLPLLLLCVAGGLVACRVTALQQQPLCTSVNTIYDNAVQGLRRHEILQWVLQTDSQQ; encoded by the exons ATGACCAAGGCCGGTAGCAAGGGCGGGAACCTTCGCGACAAGCTGGACGGCAACGAGCTGGACCTGAGCCTCAGCGATCTGAATGAGGTCCCGGTGAAGGAGCTG GCTGCACTTCCAAAGGCCACCATACTGGATCTGTCCTGCAATAAACTGAGTAGTCTACCG TCGGATTTCTGTGGCCTCACACACCTGGTGAAGCTGGACCTCAGTAAGAATAAGTTGcagcagctgccagctgattttgGCCGTCTGGTCAACCTCCAGCACCTGGATCTCCTCAACAACAGGCTGGTCACCCTGCCTGTCAGCTTTGCTCAGCTCAAG AACCTGAAGTGGCTGGACCTGAAGGACAACCCCTTGGACCCTGTCCTGGCCAAAGTGGCCGGTGACTGCTTGGATGAGAAGCAGTGTAAGCAGTGTGCAAACAAG GTGCTACAGCACATGAAGGCTGTGCAGGCGGATCAGGAGCGAGAGAGGCAGCGGCGGCTGGAAGTGGAACGAG AGGCAGAGAAGAAGCGGGAGGCCAAACAGCGAGCTAAGGAAGCTCAGGAGCGGGAACTGCGCAAGCGGGAAAAGGCAGAAGAGAAGGAGCGTCGGCGAAAGGAGTATGATGCCCTCAAAGCTTCCAAGCGGGAGCAGGAGAAGAAgcccaaaaaggaagcaaatcaaGCCCCCA AATCTAAGTCTGGCTCCCGTCCCCGCAAGCCACCACCCCGGAAACACACTCGGTCCTGGGCTGTGCTgaagctgctgctgccgctgctgctgctgtgtGTGGCCGGTGGGCTGGTTGCGTGTCGGGTGACAGCACTGCAGCAGCAACCCCTGTGCACCAGTGTGAACACCATCTACGACAATGCTGTGCAGGGTCTGCGCCGCCATGAGATCCTCCAGTGGGTCCTGCAGACCGACTCCCAGCAGTGA
- the Eme1 gene encoding structure-specific endonuclease subunit EME1 isoform X1: protein MKSLESSESDSEELPTFSFLKKEPSSTQRRQPQRAEKIVVIDSSDSEASCPLSPGLKDPPPVSDTDETLTQTKPFGVLSSGSESEEEFVPLAERLKCKFLTYKQLNSEDTSSPVKSVLNHQNNEEASSDWKKQPFSKIPDVPLHVTLERSVLGNQDPVLDNPCIQLPAYQFTHLVQNNSLEVTKTNSDVPPPQKRTKHRKNVPRRDLQRCQLQEKAGRKESTPRQQERKKAMLVNRLKAQRPEECLKHIVVVLDPVLLQMEGGGQLLGALQSMECCCAIEAQAVPCSITWRRRAGLAEDGEDWVEEQTVLVLLLAEAFMSMICNFKQGSPGSARKEKDTLQGFVTDVTARTAGKAVSLVIVDQEKCFRAQNPPRRRKQGASSKQAKEKQQRREPSAGPVVSRVEVEEALVDLQLHTEAQVRIVQSWKELADFACTFTKAVAEAPFNCVVCRILRDENSFSFCLESDWAGGVKVDRTGRGLALVWRRQIQQLNRVSLEMASAIVDAYPSPRLLVQAYRQCFSEQERQNLLADIQVRRGEGVTSTSRRIGPEVSRRVYLQMTTLQPDLTLDSAD, encoded by the exons ATGAAGTCATTAGAATCCAGTGAGAGTGATTCCGAGGAGTTGCCAACTTTTTCCTTTCTGAAGAAGGAACCATCCTCAACACAGAGGAGGCAGCCTCAAAGGGCAGAGAAGATTGTAGTGATTGACTCCTCAGATTCTGAGGCCTCCTGTCCTTTGTCACCAGGATTGAAAGATCCACCACCTGTCTCAGACACTGATGAAACTCTCACACAAACAAAACCATTTGGAGTACTAAGTAGTGGAAGTGAGAGCGAAGAGGAATTTGTTCCCCTAGCTGAGAGGCTTAAGTGTAAGTTTTTGACCTACAAGCAGTTGAACTCTGAGGACACTAGCTCCCCAGTTAAAAGTGTTTTGAATCATCAAAATAATGAAGAAGCATCAAGTGACTGGAAAAAACAGCCCTTTTCAAAGATCCCTGACGTTCCCCTCCATGTTACCTTAGAGAGGAGTGTACTAGGTAACCAGGACCCTGTCTTAGACAATCCATGCATTCAGCTTCCAGCCTACCAGTTTACCCACCTTGTTCAGAACAATAGCCTGGAAGTAACCAAAACAAATTCTGATGTCCCCCCGCCCCAGAAGAGAACCAAGCACAGGAAGAATGTTCCGAGAAGAGACTTGCAGAGATGCCAGCTGCAGGAAAAAGCAGGCCGGAAGGAAAGCACCCCAAGAcaacaggaaagaaagaaggcaATGCTGGTCAACAGGCTGAAAGCCCAGAGGCCAGAGGAATGCTTAAAGCACATCGTTGTGGTGCTGGATCCAG TGCTTTTACAGATGGAAGGTGGGGGCCAGCTCCTGGGAGCTCTGCAGTCCATGGAGTGCTGCTGTGCAATTGAAGCACAGGCTGTGCCTTGCAGTATCACTTGGAGGAGACGGGCAGGACTGGCTGAG GATGGAGAGGACTGGGTGGAGGAGCAAACAGTCCTTGTGTTACTCCTGGCAGAAGCTTTTATGTCTATGATCTGCAACTTTAAGCAG GGAAGTCCAGGCAGTGCCAGAAAAGAGAAGGACACACTTCAAGGCTTTGTAACTGACGTCACAGCAAGGACAGCAGGGAAAGCTGTATCGTTGGTGATTGTGGATCAGGAGAAATGCTTCAG GGCTCAGAACCCTCCAAGGAGAAGGAAACAAGGAGCGTCAAGTAAACAGGCCAAGGAGAAGCAGCAGAGACGAGAGCCCAGCGCAGGGCCTGTGGTGTCCAGGGTAGAAGTGGAAGAG GCTTTGGTGGATCTGCAGCTACATACCGAAGCCCAGGTTCGGATTGTGCAGAGCTGGAAAGAACTGGCTGACTTCGCCTGCACATTCACAAAGGCCGTGGCTGAGGCACCCTTCAA CTGTGTTGTCTGCAGGATACTCCGAGATGAAAACAGCTTCTCCTTCTGCCTGGAGAGCGACTGGGCTGGAGGGGTGAAGGTAGACCGCACTGGCAGGGGACTGGCACTAGTCTGGAGAAGACAGATTCAGCAGCTGAACCGAGTCAGCCTGGAAATGGCCAGTGCTATTGTGGATGCCTATCCCTCCCCAAGGCTCCTGGTACAG GCTTATCGGCAGTGTTTTTCGGAGCAAGAACGCCAGAATTTGCTGGCAGACATACAGGTGCGCCGCGGGGAAGGAGTGACATCCACCTCCCGCCGTATTGGGCCAGAGGTGTCTAGGCGTGTCTACCTTCAGATGACCACTTTGCAGCCAGATCTCACTTTAGATAGTGCTGACTGA
- the Eme1 gene encoding structure-specific endonuclease subunit EME1 isoform X2 — protein sequence MKSLESSESDSEELPTFSFLKKEPSSTQRRQPQRAEKIVVIDSSDSEASCPLSPGLKDPPPVSDTDETLTQTKPFGVLSSGSESEEEFVPLAERLKCKFLTYKQLNSEDTSSPVKSVLNHQNNEEASSDWKKQPFSKIPDVPLHVTLERSVLGNQDPVLDNPCIQLPAYQFTHLVQNNSLEVTKTNSDVPPPQKRTKHRKNVPRRDLQRCQLQEKAGRKESTPRQQERKKAMLVNRLKAQRPEECLKHIVVVLDPVLLQMEGGGQLLGALQSMECCCAIEAQAVPCSITWRRRAGLAEDGEDWVEEQTVLVLLLAEAFMSMICNFKQGSPGSARKEKDTLQGFVTDVTARTAGKAVSLVIVDQEKCFRAQNPPRRRKQGASSKQAKEKQQRREPSAGPVVSRVEVEEALVDLQLHTEAQVRIVQSWKELADFACTFTKAVAEAPFKILRDENSFSFCLESDWAGGVKVDRTGRGLALVWRRQIQQLNRVSLEMASAIVDAYPSPRLLVQAYRQCFSEQERQNLLADIQVRRGEGVTSTSRRIGPEVSRRVYLQMTTLQPDLTLDSAD from the exons ATGAAGTCATTAGAATCCAGTGAGAGTGATTCCGAGGAGTTGCCAACTTTTTCCTTTCTGAAGAAGGAACCATCCTCAACACAGAGGAGGCAGCCTCAAAGGGCAGAGAAGATTGTAGTGATTGACTCCTCAGATTCTGAGGCCTCCTGTCCTTTGTCACCAGGATTGAAAGATCCACCACCTGTCTCAGACACTGATGAAACTCTCACACAAACAAAACCATTTGGAGTACTAAGTAGTGGAAGTGAGAGCGAAGAGGAATTTGTTCCCCTAGCTGAGAGGCTTAAGTGTAAGTTTTTGACCTACAAGCAGTTGAACTCTGAGGACACTAGCTCCCCAGTTAAAAGTGTTTTGAATCATCAAAATAATGAAGAAGCATCAAGTGACTGGAAAAAACAGCCCTTTTCAAAGATCCCTGACGTTCCCCTCCATGTTACCTTAGAGAGGAGTGTACTAGGTAACCAGGACCCTGTCTTAGACAATCCATGCATTCAGCTTCCAGCCTACCAGTTTACCCACCTTGTTCAGAACAATAGCCTGGAAGTAACCAAAACAAATTCTGATGTCCCCCCGCCCCAGAAGAGAACCAAGCACAGGAAGAATGTTCCGAGAAGAGACTTGCAGAGATGCCAGCTGCAGGAAAAAGCAGGCCGGAAGGAAAGCACCCCAAGAcaacaggaaagaaagaaggcaATGCTGGTCAACAGGCTGAAAGCCCAGAGGCCAGAGGAATGCTTAAAGCACATCGTTGTGGTGCTGGATCCAG TGCTTTTACAGATGGAAGGTGGGGGCCAGCTCCTGGGAGCTCTGCAGTCCATGGAGTGCTGCTGTGCAATTGAAGCACAGGCTGTGCCTTGCAGTATCACTTGGAGGAGACGGGCAGGACTGGCTGAG GATGGAGAGGACTGGGTGGAGGAGCAAACAGTCCTTGTGTTACTCCTGGCAGAAGCTTTTATGTCTATGATCTGCAACTTTAAGCAG GGAAGTCCAGGCAGTGCCAGAAAAGAGAAGGACACACTTCAAGGCTTTGTAACTGACGTCACAGCAAGGACAGCAGGGAAAGCTGTATCGTTGGTGATTGTGGATCAGGAGAAATGCTTCAG GGCTCAGAACCCTCCAAGGAGAAGGAAACAAGGAGCGTCAAGTAAACAGGCCAAGGAGAAGCAGCAGAGACGAGAGCCCAGCGCAGGGCCTGTGGTGTCCAGGGTAGAAGTGGAAGAG GCTTTGGTGGATCTGCAGCTACATACCGAAGCCCAGGTTCGGATTGTGCAGAGCTGGAAAGAACTGGCTGACTTCGCCTGCACATTCACAAAGGCCGTGGCTGAGGCACCCTTCAA GATACTCCGAGATGAAAACAGCTTCTCCTTCTGCCTGGAGAGCGACTGGGCTGGAGGGGTGAAGGTAGACCGCACTGGCAGGGGACTGGCACTAGTCTGGAGAAGACAGATTCAGCAGCTGAACCGAGTCAGCCTGGAAATGGCCAGTGCTATTGTGGATGCCTATCCCTCCCCAAGGCTCCTGGTACAG GCTTATCGGCAGTGTTTTTCGGAGCAAGAACGCCAGAATTTGCTGGCAGACATACAGGTGCGCCGCGGGGAAGGAGTGACATCCACCTCCCGCCGTATTGGGCCAGAGGTGTCTAGGCGTGTCTACCTTCAGATGACCACTTTGCAGCCAGATCTCACTTTAGATAGTGCTGACTGA